A part of Ignavibacteriales bacterium genomic DNA contains:
- a CDS encoding adenine phosphoribosyltransferase, producing MYDDLKKYIRSIKDFPKQGIMFRDITTLLKNPTVLKMSLNNLLSFTENIHIDKVAGIESRGFIFGPMLAQQLNAGFVPIRKPGKLPAEKIKVEYSLEYGTDVLEIHKDAILPGESVLVHDDLLATGGTAEAACKLIETLGGEVVQLSFIIELSFLSGRDKLKKYVVNSLIKYSDEN from the coding sequence ACTTTCCAAAGCAGGGGATAATGTTTCGCGATATCACAACGCTTCTAAAAAATCCCACTGTGTTGAAAATGTCTCTCAATAATTTATTAAGCTTTACGGAAAATATTCATATTGATAAAGTTGCCGGAATTGAATCAAGAGGATTTATTTTCGGTCCGATGCTGGCTCAGCAACTTAATGCTGGATTTGTTCCAATCCGGAAGCCGGGGAAATTACCTGCAGAAAAAATCAAAGTTGAATATTCATTGGAATATGGTACAGATGTGCTTGAGATACATAAGGATGCAATCTTGCCTGGCGAATCTGTTTTAGTACACGATGATTTGCTTGCAACAGGTGGCACTGCTGAAGCCGCTTGTAAATTGATTGAAACTCTGGGTGGAGAGGTAGTTCAGTTATCTTTTATTATTGAACTTTCGTTTTTGAGCGGCAGAGATAAACTGAAAAAATACGTGGTCAATTCGCTTATTAAATACAGCGACGAAAATTAA